A single genomic interval of Gouania willdenowi chromosome 22, fGouWil2.1, whole genome shotgun sequence harbors:
- the LOC114456326 gene encoding putative nuclease HARBI1, producing MEEDEQLRPVMFLLTYLLLKRRRDLNDANAQRRSEAQRRVRLRQHFIQRQRRILMMMLAGSMRSNVRIRTRPWTTTRSTDWWERVVMTEFQPSDWLDKFRMSRETFFYLCEKLRPRLTRQDTSFRLALPLEKRVAVALWRLASNIEYRTISNLFGVGKSTVCRCVRDMCHAIVALLSSVYLRPPSDQELVDSAELFSSDWGFPHCVAAIGTLHIAILTPSNNASDYANPAGWLSVMSQVVVSGRGLFWDVCASFPGGTDPAEILQNSSLWATAAEGGLTPTLTPAFMGKPLRYVLVGEPCYPLQSWLMKAYPEGKGRSHLKRTEAEQLFNARLNGALRLTQEVLLRLRARWQCLSKRNDCGLDVVPTMILACCILHNMCESHGDTFKAEWQEEGTEAESPQPVYKQPHTPSVDQSNAEAVRRLYCDFYLQQQDYERLN from the exons ATGGAGGAAGACGAGCAGCTGCGGCCTGTCATGTTTCTGCTCACTTACCTGCTGCTGAAGCGTCGGAGAGACTTAAACGATGCTAACGCTCAGAGACGCAGTGAAGCGCAGAGACGAGTCCGCCTCAGACAGCACTTCATCCAGAGACAGAGGAGGATATTAATG ATGATGCTCGCAGGAAGTATGCGCTCCAATGTCCGCATCCGCACCCGTCCTTGGACCACCACCCGAAGCACTGATTGGTGGGAGCGAGTGGTGATGACGGAATTCCAGCCATCCGATTGGCTGGATAAGTTCCGCATGAGTCGGGAGACTTTCTTCTACCTGTGTGAGAAGCTGAGGCCCCGCCTGACCCGCCAGGACACCAGCTTCCGTCTGGCGCTGCCTTTGGAGAAACGTGTAGCCGTGGCCTTGTGGCGCCTGGCGTCCAACATTGAATACCGTACCATTAGCAACCTGTTTGGTGTTGGGAAGTCCACCGTGTGCAGGTGTGTTAGGGACATGTGTCACGCCATCGTGGCCCTCCTCAGCTCGGTCTACCTGCGGCCCCCCAGTGACCAGGAGCTGGTGGATTCAGCAGAACTCTTCTCTTCTGACTGGGGCTTCCCTCACTGTGTTGCAGCCATAGGAACACTTCACATCGCCATCCTCACACCTTCAAACAATGCCTCGGACTATGCCAACCCAGCAGGGTGGCTCTCTGTGATGTCTCAG GTGGTTGTAAGTGGGCGGGGCCTTTTCTGGGATGTATGTGCAAGTTTTCCAGGTGGGACGGATCCTGCTGAGATATTACAGAACTCATCATTATGGGCCACAGCTGCAGAAGGTGGACTGACACCAACCCTCACTCCTGCTTTCATGGGAAAACCCCTCAG GTATGTGTTAGTGGGGGAGCCCTGCTACCCCCTCCAGAGCTGGCTGATGAAGGCGTACCCTGAAGGAAAGGGGAGGAGTCATCTTAAACGCACAGAAGCTGAGCAGCTGTTCAACGCGCGGCTCAACGGTGCGCTGCGTCTCACGCAGGAGGTGCTGCTAAGGCTGAGGGCACGCTGGCAGTGCCTGAGCAAAAGGAACGACTGCGGCCTGGACGTGGTGCCCACCATGATCCTGGCCTGCTGCATTCTGCACAACATGTGCGAGTCTCACGGGGACACCTTCAAAGCAGAGTGGCAGGAGGAGGGGACGGAGGCTGAGAGCCCACAACCCGTCTACAAGCAGCCTCACACCCCCAGCGTGGACCAGAGTAACGCAGAGGCGGTCAGACGCCTCTACTGTGACTTTTATTTACAGCAGCAAGATTATGAAAGACTGAATTAA
- the tpgs1 gene encoding tubulin polyglutamylase complex subunit 1 has protein sequence MADKEKRRAGVTSPAMSGDKASKADSDREFLTQMGVGELLLGAILKMVEARSEDPIGFLADHFCNLSSVADSSGAGGGGAGGDEEQREQQHLNRALWHLRLAHHSHRSAFSNNVRVAYDLLNHSDPHGRSSDAAEGSGGSCTRPPTAARDGGGVRGGVYTQALQCLCSEGGVPADTSAPLLHRLHCLDHEAVPFDVFRQGVLTCAVFSDYIRQAQKLYAEVCSPEEGPASLALCQSVLGSLKDALETSQGCLTNCSVNANTNVHPCLVSNVKAIRYLEASVKVSPHQLSQAMAAAQTRGPAGHMDAKEFENAAAELFITHVKVVS, from the exons ATGGCGGACAAGGAGAAGCGCCGGGCCGGTGTCACTTCTCCAGCGATGTCCGGAGACAAAGCCTCCAAGGCGGACAGTGACAGGGAGTTTCTGACGCAGATGGGCGTCGGAGAGCTGCTGCTGGGGGCCATCCTGAAGATGGTCGAGGCCAGATCAGAGGATCCCATCGGGTTCCTCGCCGATCACTTCTGTAACCTTTCCTCAGTGGCGGACAGCAgtggagctggaggaggaggagcaggaggagatgAGGAGCAGCGGGAGCAGCAGCATCTCAACAGGGCCCTGTGGCACCTGAGGCTGGCTCACCACTCACACAG ATCTGCGTTCAGTAACAATGTCCGCGTGGCCTACGACCTCCTAAACCACAGCGACCCTCATGGACGGAGCAGTGATGCTGCTGAAGGCTCTGGAGGCTCGTGCACACGCCCCCCCACAGCAGCTAGAGATGGAGGGGGCGTGAGAGGAGGCGTGTACACCCAGGCCCTGCAGTGCCTGTGCAGTGAGGGGGGGGTCCCCGCCGACACGTCCGCTCCACTCCTCCACCGCCTCCACTGCCTGGACCACGAGGCCGTCCCCTTCGATGTGTTTCGTCAGGGCGTGCTGACGTGTGCCGTTTTCTCTGACTACATCCGGCAGGCTCAGAAGCTTTACGCTGAGGTGTGCAGCCCAGAGGAAGGACCGGCATCTCTGGCCCTGTGTCAGTCAGTGCTGGGGAGCCTCAAAGATGCTCTAGAGACGTCTCAGGGCTGTTTGACAAACTGCAGCGTTAACGCTAACACTAACGTCCATCCCTGCCTGGTGTCTAATGTGAAGGCTATCCGTTATCTAGAGGCCAGTGTTAAAGTGTCTCCTCACCAGCTGTCCCAGGCTATGGCTGCAGCACAGACACGAGGGCCTGCTGGACACATGGACGCTAAAGAGTTTGAAAACGCAGCTGCAGAGCTGTTCATCACTCACGTCAAAGTCGTGTCCTGA
- the LOC114456170 gene encoding inositol-3-phosphate synthase 1-A-like isoform X1 produces the protein MSVNIHINSPNVSYSDANIEAKYTYQTTSVITDGNQVIVSPHSTDMTFRTERRVPRLGVMLVGWGGNNGTTVTAAVLANKLGLTWTTKTGEKKANYYGSLLQASTVCLGSGLHGEVNVLLRDLLPMVHPNDIVFDGWDISSMDLGRAMERAQVLDWSLQEQLRPHMCHIKPRPSIYIPDFIAANQESRADNVLTGSMSQQVEQIKADIRDFRQSSCVDKVIVLWTANTERFCDIIPGVNDTAENLLASIQAGVEEVSPSTLFAVASIQEGCAYINGSPQNTFVPGAVELAVQQGVFIGGDDLKSGQTKIKSVLVDFLISTGIKPTSIVSYNHLGNNDGKNLMAPQQFRSKEISKSNVLDDMVRSNPVLYQPGEKPDHCVVIKYVPFVGDSKRAMDEYTSEIMMGGLNTLVLHNTCEDSLLASPILLDLVILTELCQRITVRPEGDEDFQSFHSVLALLAFLCKAPLVPPGSPVVNAFFSQRACIENIMRACLGLPPQNHMLLEHKLQRNFTSPQSSTTSDVCSLKKVPLMNGSHVPLTNGQYGPLDDAAHAI, from the exons ATGTCTGTGAATATCCACATCAACAGCCCGAACGTGAGCTACTCGGATGCAAACATCGAGGCTAAATACACCTACCAGACTACGTCCGTGATCACAGATGGAAACCAAGTCATT GTGAGCCCCCACAGCACTGACATGACCTTCCGCACAGAGCGACGTGTGCCCCGGCTGGGAGTGATGCTTGTGGGCTGGGGAGGCAACAATGGCACCACGGTCACTGCTGCGGTTCTTGCCAACAAGCTGGGCCTCACATGGACGACCAAGACCGGAGAGAag AAAGCAAACTACTACGGCTCCCTCCTGCAGGCGTCTACAGTTTGTCTGGGTTCAGGGCTCCATGGAGAGGTTAATGTGCTCCTCCGTGACCTCCTGCCCATGGTCCACCCTAATGATATTGTCTTTGATG gtTGGGACATCTCTTCAATGGATCTGGGCAGAGCAATGGAGCGAGCTCAGGTTCTTGACTGGTCATTACAGGAGCAGCTGAGACCACACATGTGCCACATAAAACCCAGGCCGTCCATTTACATCCCAGATTTCATCGCTGCTAATCAAGAAAGTCGGGCAGACAATGTCCTGACTGGATCCATGTCACAACAA GTGGAGCAGATCAAAGCTGATATAAGAGACTTCCGTCAGTCCAGTTGTGTGGATAAAGTCATTGTTTTGTGGACAGCGAATACCGAACGCTTCTGTGACATCATACCAGGAGTTAATGATACTGCAGAGAATCTGCTGGCTTCGATCCAG GCTGGAGTAGAAGAAGTTTCTCCCTCCACCCTGTTTGCAGTGGCTAGCATACAGGAGGGCTGTGCCTACATCAATGGCTCCCCACAGAACACCTTTGTACCAGGAGCCGTGGAGCTCGCCGTGCAACAAGGCGTGTTCATCGGCGGCGATGACCTCAAGTCTGGACAGACCAAGATAAAGTCTGTGCTGGTGGACTTCCTCATCAGCACAGGTATCAAG CCGACCTCCATTGTCAGCTACAATCACCTTGGTAACAACGATGGTAAAAACCTGATGGCGCCGCAGCAATTCCGCTCCAAAGAGATCTCCAAGAGCAACGTGTTGGATGATATGGTCCGGTCTAACCCTGTGCTGTACCAGCCTGGAGAGAAACCTGACCACTGT GTGGTGATTAAGTACGTCCCGTTTGTGGGGGACAGTAAGCGGGCAATGGATGAGTACACATCAGAAATCATGATGGGAGGCCTGAACACTCTAGTGCTGCACAACACCTGTGAG GATTCTCTGCTAGCATCTCCGATCCTCCTGGACCTGGTGATCCTGACTGAGCTTTGTCAGCGTATCACTGTTCGGCCTGAGGGAGACGAGGACTTCCAGTCTTTCCACAGTGTCCTAGCACTGCTCGCCTTCCTCTGCAAGGCCCCTCTGGTCCCTCCAGGGTCTCCTGTCGTCAATGCTTTTTTCAGCCAGAGGGCCTGCATTGAAAACATCATGAG AGCGTGCCTCGGCCTTCCTCCTCAGAACCACATGCTGCTGGAGCACAAGCTGCAGAGAAACTTCACATCTCCACAAAGCTCCACAACCAGTGATGTGTGCTCCTTGAAGAAAGTTCCTCTAATGAACGGGAGCCACGTGCCCCTGACCAACGGCCAGTATGGGCCATTAGATGATGCAGCTCATGCAATTTAA
- the LOC114456170 gene encoding inositol-3-phosphate synthase 1-A-like isoform X2: protein MLVGWGGNNGTTVTAAVLANKLGLTWTTKTGEKKANYYGSLLQASTVCLGSGLHGEVNVLLRDLLPMVHPNDIVFDGWDISSMDLGRAMERAQVLDWSLQEQLRPHMCHIKPRPSIYIPDFIAANQESRADNVLTGSMSQQVEQIKADIRDFRQSSCVDKVIVLWTANTERFCDIIPGVNDTAENLLASIQAGVEEVSPSTLFAVASIQEGCAYINGSPQNTFVPGAVELAVQQGVFIGGDDLKSGQTKIKSVLVDFLISTGIKPTSIVSYNHLGNNDGKNLMAPQQFRSKEISKSNVLDDMVRSNPVLYQPGEKPDHCVVIKYVPFVGDSKRAMDEYTSEIMMGGLNTLVLHNTCEDSLLASPILLDLVILTELCQRITVRPEGDEDFQSFHSVLALLAFLCKAPLVPPGSPVVNAFFSQRACIENIMRACLGLPPQNHMLLEHKLQRNFTSPQSSTTSDVCSLKKVPLMNGSHVPLTNGQYGPLDDAAHAI, encoded by the exons ATGCTTGTGGGCTGGGGAGGCAACAATGGCACCACGGTCACTGCTGCGGTTCTTGCCAACAAGCTGGGCCTCACATGGACGACCAAGACCGGAGAGAag AAAGCAAACTACTACGGCTCCCTCCTGCAGGCGTCTACAGTTTGTCTGGGTTCAGGGCTCCATGGAGAGGTTAATGTGCTCCTCCGTGACCTCCTGCCCATGGTCCACCCTAATGATATTGTCTTTGATG gtTGGGACATCTCTTCAATGGATCTGGGCAGAGCAATGGAGCGAGCTCAGGTTCTTGACTGGTCATTACAGGAGCAGCTGAGACCACACATGTGCCACATAAAACCCAGGCCGTCCATTTACATCCCAGATTTCATCGCTGCTAATCAAGAAAGTCGGGCAGACAATGTCCTGACTGGATCCATGTCACAACAA GTGGAGCAGATCAAAGCTGATATAAGAGACTTCCGTCAGTCCAGTTGTGTGGATAAAGTCATTGTTTTGTGGACAGCGAATACCGAACGCTTCTGTGACATCATACCAGGAGTTAATGATACTGCAGAGAATCTGCTGGCTTCGATCCAG GCTGGAGTAGAAGAAGTTTCTCCCTCCACCCTGTTTGCAGTGGCTAGCATACAGGAGGGCTGTGCCTACATCAATGGCTCCCCACAGAACACCTTTGTACCAGGAGCCGTGGAGCTCGCCGTGCAACAAGGCGTGTTCATCGGCGGCGATGACCTCAAGTCTGGACAGACCAAGATAAAGTCTGTGCTGGTGGACTTCCTCATCAGCACAGGTATCAAG CCGACCTCCATTGTCAGCTACAATCACCTTGGTAACAACGATGGTAAAAACCTGATGGCGCCGCAGCAATTCCGCTCCAAAGAGATCTCCAAGAGCAACGTGTTGGATGATATGGTCCGGTCTAACCCTGTGCTGTACCAGCCTGGAGAGAAACCTGACCACTGT GTGGTGATTAAGTACGTCCCGTTTGTGGGGGACAGTAAGCGGGCAATGGATGAGTACACATCAGAAATCATGATGGGAGGCCTGAACACTCTAGTGCTGCACAACACCTGTGAG GATTCTCTGCTAGCATCTCCGATCCTCCTGGACCTGGTGATCCTGACTGAGCTTTGTCAGCGTATCACTGTTCGGCCTGAGGGAGACGAGGACTTCCAGTCTTTCCACAGTGTCCTAGCACTGCTCGCCTTCCTCTGCAAGGCCCCTCTGGTCCCTCCAGGGTCTCCTGTCGTCAATGCTTTTTTCAGCCAGAGGGCCTGCATTGAAAACATCATGAG AGCGTGCCTCGGCCTTCCTCCTCAGAACCACATGCTGCTGGAGCACAAGCTGCAGAGAAACTTCACATCTCCACAAAGCTCCACAACCAGTGATGTGTGCTCCTTGAAGAAAGTTCCTCTAATGAACGGGAGCCACGTGCCCCTGACCAACGGCCAGTATGGGCCATTAGATGATGCAGCTCATGCAATTTAA